The proteins below come from a single Corylus avellana chromosome ca3, CavTom2PMs-1.0 genomic window:
- the LOC132175595 gene encoding 36.4 kDa proline-rich protein-like, with protein MDPKVAAMLFIFMVFMLNVLPPIHACGSCTQPHPRSHRPSHPKHPPHYGGGPPKVTPPPVTNPPPYGGGGGGGGGGGGCGGGGGGGGGGGGGGGGGGGTVPGLNPPPSTEPTCPINALKLGLCVDVLGGLVHVGLGNPVENVCCPVLKGLLELEAAVCLCTTIRLKLLNLNIFIPLALQVLITCGITPPPGFVCPSL; from the coding sequence ATGGATCCAAAGGTTGCAGCCATGTTGTTCATCTTCATGGTTTTCATGTTGAACGTGTTGCCCCCAATACATGCTTGTGGTTCATGCACACAGCCACACCCACGTTCCCACCGTCCAAGCCATCCTAAACACCCACCCCATTATGGAGGAGGACCCCCAAAAGTTACCCCCCCTCCGGTGACAAATCCACCGCCTTatggcggcggcggcggcggtggaggtggtggtggtggatgcGGCGGTGGaggtggcggtggcggtggcggtggaggtggaggtggaggtggaggtggtacTGTTCCTGGTCTCAATCCTCCCCCTTCCACCGAACCAACTTGTCCCATCAATGCACTTAAGCTAGGGCTTTGTGTAGATGTGCTTGGAGGTTTGGTGCATGTTGGATTAGGCAACCCGGTTGAGAATGTTTGCTGTCCGGTTCTTAAAGGTCTGCTAGAGCTTGAGGCGGCTGTTTGCCTTTGCACTACTATAAGGCTTAAGCTTCTCAACCTCAACATCTTCATTCCTCTGGCTCTTCAAGTGCTAATAACTTGTGGGATTACTCCTCCTCCTGGTTTCGTGTGTCCTTCTCTCTAA
- the LOC132175807 gene encoding 14 kDa proline-rich protein DC2.15-like — translation MASKALLLLSLNLFFFAIVSSTYVPCPPPPKGHKHHHRPPPTCPNDTLKLGVCANLLNDLVHLVVGTPPKTPCCSLIQGLVDLEAAVCLCTAIKANVLGTNLNVPVSLSLLLNYCGKKLPSTFQCA, via the coding sequence ATGGCTTCCAAGGCTCTTCTCCTCCTCTCCCTCAACCTCTTCTTCTTTGCTATTGTTAGCTCTACTTATGTCCCTTGCCCACCACCCCCAAAGGGTCACAAACACCATCACCGGCCGCCGCCAACTTGTCCCAACGACACCCTTAAGTTGGGTGTGTGCGCCAACTTGTTGAATGACTTGGTGCACCTCGTTGTTGGAACCCCTCCAAAGACACCTTGCTGCAGCCTCATTCAAGGCCTTGTGGATCTCGAGGCTGCTGTTTGCCTTTGCACCGCCATTAAAGCTAATGTCTTGGGCACCAACCTAAACGTCCCCGTTTCATTGAGCTTGCTCCTCAACTACTGCGGAAAGAAGCTCCCCTCCACCTTTCAGTGCGCATAA